Proteins from a single region of Apostichopus japonicus isolate 1M-3 chromosome 21, ASM3797524v1, whole genome shotgun sequence:
- the LOC139962723 gene encoding uncharacterized protein isoform X2: protein MQDALLESYPVAGPVDFVGAHTLPLQPYHSPAVSTQNHISGAANTGIHYASTHALTSQEHQFFKLEANRYTQLQPRTNIGSEPVKAGVDETEQNGGVDEVVPEAEYVNARCVIFTFYTGDVNTVVDEHFKKALDQPSSFSRNGVCHGEHTTKTQKGTADDWNRKRIKLLEHSSEASKIVQKDSDNSTSTLMCRRNFPPSFWNSNYWQELRATSLVPIDGTNLHYLNSSNGSCYYQNANNTITPYRTSDSLFAAESYSAYRQRVSGLHNDPWHYTFAAHHQSAFAHHKSSYGIHELSYGYASGSAFNPRYSSLLIQPTVRPTILPAIPGQMELPKPSVTDTWNSQGYNGIHTHPQYYSTDLQAYSIADSNPGVDTHDTMKDFLWF, encoded by the exons ATGCAAGATGCATTGCTGGAGTCCTACCCAGTAGCTGGCCCAGTAGATTTCGTCGGTGCGCACACATTACCGCTGCAGCCATACCACAGTCCTGCTGTCTCGACTCAGAACCACATATCGGGGGCAGCAAATACAGGTATCCATTACGCGTCAACACATGCTCTGACGTCACAGGAACATCAGTTCTTTAAATTAGAAGCGAATAGATATACGCAATTGCAGCCAAGAACAAACATTGGGAGTGAGCCAGTGAAAGCTGGTGTTGATGAAACAGAACAAAATGGCGGCGTGGATGAAGTGGTGCCAGAAGCAGAATATGTCAATGCTCGGTGTGTCATATTTACCTTCTATACCGGTGACGTGAACACGGTAGTCGATGAACACTTTAAGAAAGCCCTGGATCAACCATCTAGCTTCTCACGCAATGGTGTATGTCATGGCGAGcacacaacaaaaacacaaaagggAACAGCAGACGACTGGAATAGGAAGCGTATCAAGTTATTAGAACATTCGAGTGAAGCTAGCAAGATTGTACAGAAAGACTCTG ATAATTCCACGTCAACGTTGATGTGCCGCCGAAATTTTCCGCCGTCATTCTGGAACAGTAACTATTGGCAGGAACTAAGAGCGACCTCACTTGTGCCCATAGACGGTACTAACTTGCACTACCTCAACAGCAGCAACGGGAGTTGTTACTACCAAAACGCCAACAACACCATAACACCGTACAGGACCTCTGACTCTCTCTTTGCGGCGGAGTCGTATTCCGCTTATCGGCAGAGGGTGTCTGGTTTACATAACGATCCTTGGCACTACACGTTCGCTGCGCACCACCAAAGCGCTTTCGCACATCACAAATCTAGTTACGGCATTCATGAACTCAGTTACGGCTATGCCTCGGGGAGTGCATTCAACCCGAGATATAGCTCTCTCCTGATTCAACCGACGGTTAGACCCACTATCTTACCTGCAATACCGGGTCAAATGGAGCTTCCAAAACCGTCCGTGACAGATACCTGGAATTCTCAAGGGTACAACGGAATACACACTCACCCGCAGTATTACTCCACAGATCTCCAAGCTTACAGTATCGCAGACTCCA ATCCGGGTGTCGATACACATGACACAATGAAAGATTTCTTATGGTTCTGA
- the LOC139962723 gene encoding uncharacterized protein isoform X1, with protein sequence MLLNYGFRKFSMTCMEVMYQGGSPLTYRSPFSLYQSRASKRFGHYKMQDALLESYPVAGPVDFVGAHTLPLQPYHSPAVSTQNHISGAANTGIHYASTHALTSQEHQFFKLEANRYTQLQPRTNIGSEPVKAGVDETEQNGGVDEVVPEAEYVNARCVIFTFYTGDVNTVVDEHFKKALDQPSSFSRNGVCHGEHTTKTQKGTADDWNRKRIKLLEHSSEASKIVQKDSDNSTSTLMCRRNFPPSFWNSNYWQELRATSLVPIDGTNLHYLNSSNGSCYYQNANNTITPYRTSDSLFAAESYSAYRQRVSGLHNDPWHYTFAAHHQSAFAHHKSSYGIHELSYGYASGSAFNPRYSSLLIQPTVRPTILPAIPGQMELPKPSVTDTWNSQGYNGIHTHPQYYSTDLQAYSIADSNPGVDTHDTMKDFLWF encoded by the exons AGATTTGGGCACTACAAAATGCAAGATGCATTGCTGGAGTCCTACCCAGTAGCTGGCCCAGTAGATTTCGTCGGTGCGCACACATTACCGCTGCAGCCATACCACAGTCCTGCTGTCTCGACTCAGAACCACATATCGGGGGCAGCAAATACAGGTATCCATTACGCGTCAACACATGCTCTGACGTCACAGGAACATCAGTTCTTTAAATTAGAAGCGAATAGATATACGCAATTGCAGCCAAGAACAAACATTGGGAGTGAGCCAGTGAAAGCTGGTGTTGATGAAACAGAACAAAATGGCGGCGTGGATGAAGTGGTGCCAGAAGCAGAATATGTCAATGCTCGGTGTGTCATATTTACCTTCTATACCGGTGACGTGAACACGGTAGTCGATGAACACTTTAAGAAAGCCCTGGATCAACCATCTAGCTTCTCACGCAATGGTGTATGTCATGGCGAGcacacaacaaaaacacaaaagggAACAGCAGACGACTGGAATAGGAAGCGTATCAAGTTATTAGAACATTCGAGTGAAGCTAGCAAGATTGTACAGAAAGACTCTG ATAATTCCACGTCAACGTTGATGTGCCGCCGAAATTTTCCGCCGTCATTCTGGAACAGTAACTATTGGCAGGAACTAAGAGCGACCTCACTTGTGCCCATAGACGGTACTAACTTGCACTACCTCAACAGCAGCAACGGGAGTTGTTACTACCAAAACGCCAACAACACCATAACACCGTACAGGACCTCTGACTCTCTCTTTGCGGCGGAGTCGTATTCCGCTTATCGGCAGAGGGTGTCTGGTTTACATAACGATCCTTGGCACTACACGTTCGCTGCGCACCACCAAAGCGCTTTCGCACATCACAAATCTAGTTACGGCATTCATGAACTCAGTTACGGCTATGCCTCGGGGAGTGCATTCAACCCGAGATATAGCTCTCTCCTGATTCAACCGACGGTTAGACCCACTATCTTACCTGCAATACCGGGTCAAATGGAGCTTCCAAAACCGTCCGTGACAGATACCTGGAATTCTCAAGGGTACAACGGAATACACACTCACCCGCAGTATTACTCCACAGATCTCCAAGCTTACAGTATCGCAGACTCCA ATCCGGGTGTCGATACACATGACACAATGAAAGATTTCTTATGGTTCTGA